Proteins encoded in a region of the Eulemur rufifrons isolate Redbay chromosome 15, OSU_ERuf_1, whole genome shotgun sequence genome:
- the FOXP4 gene encoding forkhead box protein P4 — MMVESASETIRSAPSGQNGVGSLSGQADGGSGGAAGTAAGCTGRDVATGADSNGEMSPAELLHFQQQQALQVARQFLLQQASGLSSPGNNDSKQSASAVQVPVSVAMMSPQMLTPQQMQQILSPPQLQALLQQQQALMLQQLQEYYKKQQEQLHLQLLTQQQAGKQQPKEALGNKQLAFQQQLLQMQQLQQQHLLNLQRQGLVSLQPNQASGPLQTLPQAAVCPTDLPQLWKGEGTPGQPAEDSVKQEGLDLTGTAATATSFAAPPKVSPPLSHHALPNGQPTVLTSRRDSSSHEETPGSHPLYGHGECKWPGCETLCEDLGQFIKHLNTEHALDDRSTAQCRVQMQVVQQLEIQLAKESERLQAMMAHLHMRPSEPKPFSQPLNPVAGSSSFSKVTVSAADSFPDGLVHPPTSAAAPVTPLRPPGLSSASLHSGGPARRRSSDKFCSPISSELAQNHEFYKNADVRPPFTYASLIRQAILETPDRQLTLNEIYNWFTRMFAYFRRNTATWKNAVRHNLSLHKCFVRVENVKGAVWTVDEREYQKRRPPKMTGSPTLVKNMISGLSYGALNASYQAALAESSFPLLNSPGVLNPGSASSLLPLSHDDVGAPVEPLPSNGSSSPPRLSPPQYSHQVQVKEEPAEAEEDRQPAPSLGPPNPSTLGPPEDRDLEEELPGEELS, encoded by the exons GCTCTCCAGGTGGCCCGGCAGTTCCTGTTGCAGCAGGCCTCAGGCCTGAGCTCCCCCGGGAACAATGACAGCAAGCAGTCTGCCTCTGCCGTGCAG GTGCCCGTGTCGGTGGCCATGATGTCACCGCAGATGCTCACCCCGCAGCAGATGCAGCAGATTCTGTCCCCGCCGCAGCTGCAGGCCCTGCTCCAGCAGCAGCAAGCCCTCATGCTCCAGCAG CTGCAGGAATACTACAAGAAACAGCAAGAGCAGCTCCACTTGCAACTCCTCACCCAGCAGCAGGCTGGCAAGCAGCAACCCAAAGAG GCACTGGGGAACAAGCAGCTGGCCTTCCAGCAGCAGCTCCTGCAAATGCAACAgttgcagcagcagcacctgctcAACCTGCAGAGGCAGGGGCTGGTCAGCCTGCAGCCCAACCAAGCCTCGGGGCCCCTCCAGACCCTCCCGCAAG CAGCCGTGTGCCCGACGGACCTGCCCCAGCTGTGGAAGGGCGAAGGTACCCCCGGGCAGCCTGCCGAGGACAGCGTCAAGCAGGAGGGGCTGGACCTCACTGGCACAGCTGCCACCGCTACCTCGTTCGCCGCTCCCCCCAAGGTCTCACCCCCGCTCTCCCACCATGCCCTGCCCAACGGACAGCCCACTGTGCTCACATCTCGGAGAGACAG ctcctcccacgAGGAGACCCCTGGCTCCCACCCGCTGTACGGACACGGAGAGTGCAAGTGGCCAGGCTGTGAGACCCTGTGTGAAGACCTGGGCCAGTTTATCAA ACACCTCAACACGGAGCACGCCCTGGATGACCGCAGCACGGCCCAGTGCCGGGTGCAGATGCAGGTGGTGCAGCAGCTGGAGATCCAG CTCGCCAAGGAGAGCGAGCGGCTGCAGGCCATGATGGCCCACCTGCACATGCGGCCCTCCGAGCCCAAGCCCTTCAGCCAGCCA CTGAACCCGGTTGCTGGCTCCTCCTCATTCTCTAAGGTGACCGTCTCTGCAGCAGACTCCTTCCCAGATGGCCTCGTGCACCCCCCAACCTCGGCCGCTGCCCCTGTCACCCCCCTACGGCCCCCCggcctcagctctgcctccctACACAGTGGGGGCCCTGCCCGCCGGAGAAGCAGCGACAAGTTCTGCTCGCCCATCTCTTCAG AGCTGGCGCAGAATCACGAGTTCTACAAGAACGCCGACGTCAGGCCCCCCTTCACCTACGCCTCCCTCATCCGCCAG GCCATCCTGGAAACCCCCGACAGGCAGCTGACCCTGAATGAGATCTACAACTGGTTCACGAGGATGTTCGCCTATTTCCGCAGAAACACCGCCACCTGGAAG aACGCCGTGCGGCACAACCTCAGCCTGCACAAGTGCTTCGTCCGCGTGGAGAACGTCAAGGGTGCCGTGTGGACCGTGGACGAGCGGGAGTATCAGAAGCGGAGACCGCCAAAGATGACGGG GAGCCCCACCTTGGTCAAGAACATGATCTCGGGTCTCAGCTATGGAGCACTTAACGCCAGCTACCAG GCCGCCCTGGCCGAGAGCAGCTTCCCCCTCCTCAACAGCCCCGGCGTGCTGAACCCCGGCTCTGCCAGCAGCCTCCTGCCCCTCAGCCATGACGACGTGGGCGCCCCCGTGGAGCCGCTGCCCAGCAACGGCAGCAGCAGCCCCCCtcgcctctccccaccccagtaCAG CCACCAGGTGCAGGTGAAGGAGGAGCCGGCTGAGGCGGAGGAAGACAGGCAGCCCGCGCCCTCCCTGggcccccccaaccccagcacctTGGGGCCTCCAGAAGACAGGGACTTGGAAGAGGAGCTGCCCGGAGAAGAACTGTCCTAA